The following are encoded together in the Fundidesulfovibrio putealis DSM 16056 genome:
- the rpmB gene encoding 50S ribosomal protein L28 yields the protein MAKVCDNCGKKPQVGNNVSHANNKSRRRFIPNLRQVRAVKASGEVYTMTVCTRCLRSGVVVKPSVRVVPEAASVSGS from the coding sequence ATGGCCAAGGTGTGCGATAATTGCGGCAAGAAGCCCCAGGTGGGAAACAACGTTTCCCACGCCAACAACAAGTCCCGGCGTCGTTTCATCCCGAACCTGCGTCAGGTCCGGGCCGTGAAGGCTTCCGGCGAAGTGTACACCATGACTGTGTGCACCCGCTGCCTGCGCTCCGGCGTGGTGGTGAAGCCCTCCGTGCGCGTGGTTCCCGAAGCGGCCTCCGTTTCCGGTTCCTAA
- the cbiR gene encoding cobamide remodeling phosphodiesterase CbiR, whose product MNTNPSPWRLSATSWLWPKSLSENLRRIASWKLPVSEVALLFYQHAPSLAYLPKEFEPGRGLSSHVHLPLDLPWDDGPRAVWELLDRLMAVPGALSPWGGVLHPPAQPDRLAGVARIWREAAPGWRLMVENIPGQDLRAHWPVVQEYDLPVCLDVGHQMAFDQDWLLDAPDLFERVELVHCYAPGMVKQRHEHLSLTELSPSQRRIIKGILARLGPDTRILFEVFSESDLRGSLETFYALCRELSQESGAK is encoded by the coding sequence ATGAACACGAATCCGTCCCCCTGGCGTCTGTCCGCCACCAGCTGGCTGTGGCCCAAGTCCCTGAGCGAGAACCTGCGTCGCATCGCCTCCTGGAAGCTGCCCGTCTCCGAGGTGGCGCTTCTATTTTACCAGCACGCGCCCTCGCTGGCCTATCTCCCCAAGGAGTTCGAGCCCGGCCGGGGCCTTTCCTCCCACGTGCACCTGCCCCTGGACCTGCCCTGGGACGACGGCCCCCGGGCCGTGTGGGAACTGCTCGACCGGCTGATGGCGGTTCCCGGCGCGCTCTCGCCCTGGGGCGGGGTGCTCCATCCGCCCGCGCAGCCGGACAGGCTGGCGGGAGTCGCGCGCATCTGGCGCGAGGCCGCGCCCGGCTGGCGGCTCATGGTGGAGAACATCCCCGGCCAGGACCTGCGCGCCCACTGGCCCGTCGTCCAGGAATACGACCTGCCGGTCTGCCTGGACGTGGGGCACCAGATGGCCTTCGACCAGGACTGGCTGCTGGACGCGCCCGATCTGTTCGAGCGGGTGGAGCTGGTGCATTGCTACGCGCCGGGCATGGTCAAGCAGCGCCACGAGCACCTGTCCCTGACCGAACTCAGCCCCAGCCAGCGCCGGATCATAAAGGGCATTCTTGCCCGGCTCGGCCCGGACACCCGCATTCTCTTTGAGGTTTTCAGCGAATCCGACTTGCGCGGCAGCCTGGAAACGTTTTACGCGTTGTGCCGGGAGCTTTCGCAGGAAAGCGGGGCCAAATGA
- a CDS encoding HD-GYP domain-containing protein has product MTVRHPAGPQPGAGSPGSKVSQRREDYFPIHPRTILPGTAGLFDLYLKRGDWFVLYAKKGEHFTIEPKLKDLLDVSEFYIRVDQRFDYETYLARNLGNMLLNDQLPMEERSKLFYQISSGMLKQSFASKLPRGLDDKTYQAMQLLVKRGIALLSKEESLKSLSEFLSHKYHTYSHSLNVMVLTISVLQSLSGMDQTTLFEAGLGAALHDIGKTQIPDEVINKSGPLNQAEWEMMKTHPVRALGICASMPISHVATNAILFHHERFDGAGYPGGIGGEGIPVYARVLSLCDVYDALTSERPYAKALAPYKALSIMQEDMKGAFDPALFKRLVYVLGNARIV; this is encoded by the coding sequence ATGACCGTGCGCCATCCGGCAGGGCCGCAGCCGGGGGCCGGGAGCCCCGGCTCCAAGGTCTCCCAGCGCCGGGAGGACTACTTTCCCATCCATCCCCGCACCATCCTGCCCGGCACGGCGGGCCTGTTCGACCTGTATCTCAAGCGGGGCGATTGGTTCGTCCTGTACGCCAAGAAGGGCGAGCACTTCACCATCGAGCCCAAGCTGAAGGACCTGCTGGACGTCAGCGAGTTCTACATCAGGGTGGATCAACGCTTCGACTACGAGACCTATCTGGCCCGCAACCTGGGCAACATGCTTTTGAACGACCAGCTACCCATGGAGGAGCGCTCCAAACTGTTCTACCAGATATCCTCGGGCATGCTGAAGCAGAGCTTCGCCAGCAAGCTGCCCAGGGGCCTGGACGACAAGACCTATCAGGCCATGCAGCTGCTGGTGAAGCGGGGCATCGCCCTGCTGTCCAAGGAAGAATCGCTGAAAAGCCTCTCGGAGTTCCTCTCCCACAAGTACCACACCTACAGCCACTCCCTGAACGTGATGGTGCTGACCATCTCCGTGCTGCAAAGCCTGTCCGGCATGGACCAGACCACCCTGTTCGAGGCGGGCCTGGGCGCGGCCCTGCACGACATCGGCAAGACCCAGATCCCCGACGAGGTGATCAACAAGTCCGGGCCGCTGAACCAGGCCGAGTGGGAGATGATGAAGACCCATCCGGTGCGGGCGCTGGGCATCTGCGCCTCCATGCCCATCAGCCACGTGGCCACCAACGCCATCCTCTTCCACCATGAGCGCTTCGACGGCGCGGGCTATCCCGGCGGCATAGGGGGGGAGGGCATCCCGGTGTACGCGCGGGTGCTGTCTTTGTGCGACGTGTACGACGCCCTGACCTCGGAGCGGCCCTACGCCAAGGCCCTCGCGCCCTACAAGGCGCTGTCCATCATGCAGGAAGATATGAAAGGCGCTTTCGACCCGGCCCTGTTCAAGCGGCTGGTCTACGTGCTGGGCAACGCCCGCATCGTCTGA
- a CDS encoding metallophosphoesterase family protein produces MRRIRLQTRGLQGAGRPFKRRPELRQRPRLIILSDIHANLEALEAVLQDIASLPEPHSLGEIVCLGDMVGYGADPEAVVRRVREAGIVAVLGNHEDGVLSPKSRGHFNPQAWDAVRWAASHLSEESLAWIAGLPFSLSVQGCHLVHGLPPADPHAYLAQADEPCLRRLMGQISEDVCFVGHTHRLKLVTIRPDALTRSPLYEGTLRLERGPRHIVNAGAVGQPRDGDPRAKYLIFDPVSRALTVRFVPYDAGTAAGKILASGQPRVYAERLVESLEGSA; encoded by the coding sequence ATGCGCCGGATTCGTCTCCAAACCCGTGGACTCCAGGGAGCTGGCCGCCCGTTTAAGCGACGCCCTGAGCTGCGCCAGAGGCCCCGACTGATAATCCTCTCCGACATCCACGCCAACCTGGAGGCCCTGGAAGCCGTCCTCCAGGACATCGCATCCCTGCCCGAGCCCCATTCGCTAGGCGAGATAGTCTGTCTGGGAGACATGGTCGGCTACGGGGCCGACCCCGAGGCCGTGGTGCGCCGGGTGCGCGAAGCCGGAATCGTCGCGGTGCTTGGCAACCACGAGGACGGGGTGCTCTCGCCCAAGTCGCGCGGGCATTTCAACCCCCAGGCCTGGGACGCCGTGCGCTGGGCCGCTTCGCACCTCTCCGAGGAGAGCCTCGCCTGGATCGCCGGACTCCCCTTCAGCCTGAGCGTCCAGGGCTGCCATCTGGTGCATGGACTGCCCCCCGCCGACCCCCACGCCTATCTGGCCCAGGCCGACGAGCCGTGCCTGCGCCGCCTGATGGGCCAGATTTCCGAGGACGTCTGCTTCGTGGGGCACACCCACCGCCTGAAGCTCGTGACCATCCGCCCGGACGCGCTCACCCGAAGCCCCCTGTACGAGGGGACCCTCCGGCTGGAGCGCGGCCCCAGGCACATCGTCAACGCCGGAGCCGTGGGCCAGCCCCGCGACGGCGACCCGCGCGCCAAATACCTGATTTTCGACCCCGTGAGCCGCGCGCTTACCGTGCGCTTCGTCCCCTACGACGCCGGGACCGCCGCAGGGAAGATCCTGGCGTCCGGCCAGCCGCGCGTCTATGCGGAGCGCCTGGTCGAATCACTGGAAGGCTCTGCGTGA
- the rpmF gene encoding 50S ribosomal protein L32, with protein sequence MAVPKKKISKSRRGMRRSHDALTPPNVILCSCGEPTLSHRVCPSCGTYKGRQVLKRDESQS encoded by the coding sequence ATGGCCGTCCCCAAGAAGAAGATCTCCAAGTCCCGTCGAGGCATGCGCCGCTCCCACGACGCCCTGACCCCCCCCAACGTCATTCTGTGCTCCTGCGGCGAGCCCACCCTGTCTCACAGGGTCTGCCCCAGCTGCGGCACATACAAGGGCCGCCAGGTGCTCAAGCGGGATGAATCCCAGTCCTAG
- a CDS encoding GGDEF domain-containing protein produces MSPHIKLAAFLVVTVSLPILAALALLESGRTSAAVAVLALHGSLGLGLMPFLAKLALHFCVLGELSKVDAFTSKLRGGGFPEPFSLPVEREDEHLLLRLKRNLNWMLHQLKDRENRLIWRLEETDQARRVMEDLSRTDSLTGLFNRRHFEQMLQSKALCPLDPDKETWLLMIDCDKFKQVNDTLGHQTGDEVLRLLARIIRESVREGCDSAFRLGGDEFAVLLPCLEAQAREVAERIRQRFKESNGQGCTLSIGLSSGMTVCGASGICWNQVIARADAAVYAAKSAGGDAVSLR; encoded by the coding sequence GTGAGTCCACACATCAAGCTCGCCGCCTTTCTGGTCGTAACAGTATCCCTGCCCATCCTGGCTGCCCTGGCCCTTTTGGAATCGGGCCGCACCTCTGCGGCGGTGGCCGTGCTTGCGCTGCACGGGTCGCTGGGGCTCGGGCTCATGCCGTTTCTAGCCAAGCTGGCCCTGCACTTCTGCGTGCTCGGGGAGCTCTCCAAGGTGGACGCCTTTACCTCCAAGCTGCGGGGGGGCGGCTTCCCGGAGCCCTTCTCGCTGCCCGTGGAGCGCGAAGACGAGCACTTGCTGCTTCGCCTCAAGCGCAACCTCAACTGGATGCTGCATCAGCTGAAAGACCGCGAGAACCGCCTCATCTGGCGTCTGGAGGAGACGGACCAGGCGCGCCGGGTCATGGAGGATTTAAGCCGCACGGATTCGCTGACGGGGCTCTTCAACCGCCGCCATTTCGAGCAGATGCTCCAGTCCAAGGCGTTGTGCCCGCTGGACCCGGACAAGGAGACCTGGCTCCTCATGATCGACTGCGACAAGTTCAAGCAGGTCAACGACACGCTGGGGCACCAGACCGGCGACGAGGTGCTGCGCCTTTTGGCCAGGATCATCCGGGAGTCGGTGCGGGAAGGGTGCGACAGCGCCTTCCGGCTGGGCGGGGACGAGTTCGCGGTGCTGCTGCCCTGTCTGGAGGCACAGGCGCGCGAGGTGGCCGAGCGCATCCGCCAGCGCTTCAAGGAATCCAACGGCCAGGGGTGCACCCTGTCCATCGGGCTCTCCTCGGGAATGACCGTCTGCGGCGCGTCGGGAATCTGCTGGAATCAGGTGATCGCCAGGGCGGACGCGGCAGTCTACGCAGCCAAGAGCGCAGGCGGGGACGCGGTGAGCCTGCGCTGA
- a CDS encoding DVU0772 family protein, whose translation MAQLENFKEYDVDWEMTPEAAVTLYLEWGNNCWLNEFKPVRHRSDSVTYFVVNTWEPAPKLTLIKRTCDEAKELAELPLPEHLRPRFMKEVGCNKGVYAPTPEIKEWLRTQMSN comes from the coding sequence ATGGCTCAGCTCGAAAATTTCAAGGAATACGACGTGGACTGGGAAATGACCCCTGAAGCGGCCGTGACTCTTTATCTGGAGTGGGGCAACAACTGCTGGCTGAACGAATTCAAGCCGGTGCGCCACCGCAGCGACTCAGTGACCTACTTCGTGGTGAACACCTGGGAGCCGGCACCCAAGCTCACCCTGATCAAGCGCACCTGCGACGAGGCCAAGGAGCTTGCGGAGTTGCCCCTGCCCGAGCATCTTCGTCCCAGGTTCATGAAAGAGGTGGGTTGCAACAAGGGAGTGTACGCCCCCACTCCTGAAATCAAGGAATGGTTGCGGACCCAGATGAGCAACTAG
- a CDS encoding DHH family phosphoesterase: MPFFRVLTDKLAKLTSLIVPHEHWLIIISADPDALGSAMALRQIIRSKGALADIAHPNEISRPDNLAMIRTLRIPLVRVTPEISRCCTRFAMVDSQPHHSTDFPDVDFDVILDHHGLDPSHPVRARFVDIPTGYGACSSLLTEYLYNLKIKPGKLLATALLYGIKTDTGSFERDFSEVDVKAFSYLSKFADKMLLRRIVHADFHRKWLKYFSRAFDRIRPVGRDGMFVYVGRVENPDVLVVLADFFLRVHGLSWNCIAGLYGERLIAVMRSDGLRRNMGKKAQAWFADFGCAGGHKMAARAEIELTKLAGFDPEQFLWKRLTGQRLQGDWDPADGESCPVKTAPARPEELRDMPEALPEETA, from the coding sequence ATGCCCTTTTTCAGGGTTCTCACCGACAAGCTGGCGAAACTCACCAGCCTGATCGTCCCCCATGAGCACTGGCTCATCATCATAAGCGCCGATCCCGACGCCCTGGGCTCGGCCATGGCCTTGCGCCAGATCATCCGCTCCAAGGGCGCCCTTGCGGACATCGCCCACCCCAATGAGATCTCAAGGCCCGACAACCTGGCCATGATCCGCACCCTGCGCATCCCCCTGGTGCGCGTCACGCCGGAGATCTCGCGCTGCTGCACGCGGTTCGCCATGGTGGACTCCCAGCCGCACCACAGCACGGATTTTCCCGATGTGGACTTCGACGTGATCCTGGACCACCACGGGCTGGACCCCTCCCACCCCGTGCGGGCCCGGTTCGTGGACATCCCCACCGGGTACGGGGCCTGCTCCAGCCTTTTGACCGAATACCTGTACAACCTGAAGATTAAGCCCGGCAAACTGCTGGCCACGGCCCTGCTCTACGGAATCAAGACCGACACCGGTTCCTTTGAGCGCGATTTTTCCGAGGTGGACGTAAAGGCCTTCAGCTATCTCTCCAAGTTCGCGGACAAGATGCTCTTGCGGCGCATCGTGCATGCGGATTTCCACCGCAAGTGGCTGAAGTACTTTTCTCGCGCCTTCGATCGCATCCGCCCCGTGGGGCGCGACGGCATGTTCGTCTATGTGGGGCGGGTGGAAAATCCGGACGTGCTGGTGGTGCTGGCCGACTTTTTCCTGCGGGTGCACGGGCTCTCCTGGAACTGCATCGCCGGGCTCTACGGCGAGCGCCTGATAGCCGTGATGCGCTCCGACGGCCTGCGCCGCAATATGGGCAAGAAAGCCCAGGCCTGGTTTGCGGACTTCGGCTGCGCGGGCGGACACAAGATGGCTGCGCGCGCCGAGATCGAGCTGACCAAGCTTGCCGGGTTCGACCCCGAGCAGTTTTTGTGGAAGCGCCTGACCGGACAGAGGCTCCAGGGCGACTGGGACCCTGCCGACGGCGAGTCCTGCCCGGTGAAGACCGCTCCGGCTCGTCCGGAGGAACTCAGGGACATGCCCGAGGCCCTGCCAGAGGAAACAGCATGA
- a CDS encoding DVU0298 family protein, translating into MGRLRDLRKTVLAALEADPWPAGLAALEDVRPKTLLGPLYACLLEPDERVRWRAASAFGRTVARLFDEKPEDARQLVRQFMWRLNEESGNVAWGIPEAFGEILAAQPELAREFHRVLASYINDRDCATGDNYLELCPLRRGVYWALGRLAEARPELALPALDDLLLAFGGDDPQSRGLAAWAVGSLLPLAGEKSGPALDALDALASGESGGYAFDFYHGGELSPVSIGELAREAMKKVA; encoded by the coding sequence ATGGGCAGACTGCGCGACCTGAGAAAAACCGTCCTGGCGGCGCTTGAGGCCGATCCCTGGCCTGCCGGGCTCGCAGCCCTGGAGGACGTGCGGCCCAAGACGCTGCTTGGCCCGCTCTACGCCTGCCTGCTGGAGCCGGACGAGCGCGTGCGCTGGCGGGCCGCCTCGGCCTTCGGGCGCACCGTGGCCAGACTGTTCGACGAAAAGCCCGAGGACGCGCGCCAGCTGGTGCGCCAGTTCATGTGGCGGTTGAACGAGGAGTCCGGCAACGTCGCCTGGGGCATCCCCGAAGCCTTCGGGGAGATCCTGGCCGCCCAGCCCGAGCTGGCCCGCGAGTTCCACCGGGTGCTGGCCTCCTACATCAACGACCGCGACTGCGCGACCGGCGACAACTACCTGGAGCTCTGCCCTCTGCGCCGGGGCGTGTACTGGGCTCTGGGCCGCCTGGCCGAGGCCCGGCCCGAACTGGCCCTGCCCGCCCTGGACGACCTGCTCCTGGCCTTTGGCGGCGACGATCCCCAGAGCAGAGGCTTGGCCGCCTGGGCCGTAGGGTCGCTCCTGCCCCTGGCCGGGGAGAAATCCGGGCCAGCCCTGGACGCCCTGGACGCCCTGGCTTCAGGCGAATCCGGGGGCTACGCCTTCGATTTCTACCACGGTGGAGAGCTGTCTCCCGTGAGCATCGGCGAGTTGGCCCGCGAGGCCATGAAAAAAGTCGCTTGA
- a CDS encoding lytic transglycosylase domain-containing protein, producing the protein MEHETLIEAAARTHGLPVGLVSAVVEVESGGDACAFRYEPGFFERYIRGNPAVRGVRPCSLETERMGQATSWGLMQVMGATARGLGYPGAFLSGLTRPEVGLEYGCRLLAKLAKRHEAGHGWPGVVAAYNAGSVRLAPGGGFVNQSYVDKIAQALGGEWPK; encoded by the coding sequence ATGGAGCATGAGACGCTCATTGAAGCCGCCGCCAGGACGCACGGCCTGCCCGTGGGGCTGGTGTCGGCGGTGGTGGAGGTGGAATCGGGAGGCGATGCGTGCGCCTTCCGGTACGAACCGGGCTTCTTCGAGAGATACATACGCGGCAATCCCGCAGTTCGCGGGGTGAGGCCGTGCTCTTTGGAGACCGAACGCATGGGCCAGGCCACGTCCTGGGGCCTCATGCAGGTGATGGGGGCCACGGCGCGCGGCCTGGGATATCCCGGCGCGTTCCTCTCGGGGCTCACCCGGCCCGAGGTGGGGCTGGAGTACGGATGCAGGCTGCTGGCGAAGCTTGCCAAGCGCCACGAAGCAGGCCATGGCTGGCCCGGCGTGGTGGCAGCATACAACGCCGGCAGTGTGCGTCTGGCTCCCGGAGGGGGCTTCGTCAACCAGTCCTACGTGGACAAGATCGCCCAGGCCCTGGGCGGGGAATGGCCCAAGTGA
- a CDS encoding response regulator has translation MDKACILIVEDERIIALDLRSKVARLGYVVAGMAHTGQEAIRLAEELTPDLVLMDIILDGGMDGIDAATQILQNRTIPVVFVSACNDQGTRERATILGCAGFVSKPVDSRELAARLSDALSCARGPD, from the coding sequence ATGGACAAGGCGTGCATCCTCATCGTCGAGGACGAACGCATCATCGCTCTGGATCTGCGCAGCAAGGTGGCCAGGCTGGGGTACGTGGTGGCCGGGATGGCTCATACCGGGCAGGAGGCCATCCGCTTGGCGGAAGAACTGACCCCCGACCTGGTGCTCATGGACATCATCCTGGACGGCGGCATGGATGGCATCGACGCCGCCACGCAGATCCTGCAAAACCGCACAATCCCCGTGGTGTTCGTGTCCGCCTGCAACGATCAGGGCACCCGTGAGCGCGCCACAATCCTGGGATGCGCCGGATTCGTCTCCAAACCCGTGGACTCCAGGGAGCTGGCCGCCCGTTTAAGCGACGCCCTGAGCTGCGCCAGAGGCCCCGACTGA
- a CDS encoding thermonuclease family protein: MAQVKKSLALILTLVLSAWTVQAWAFTAMVEHVHDGDTVTVDATRIRLYGIDAPELAQAGGKASRDYLTSLVEGQRVEVIPKDTDSYGRTVAVLRLPDGRDVNALMVAAGHAWVYTQYCRNCYALSLSQTVARFKGLGLWSQKRPVPPWVWRKKHRRTR; this comes from the coding sequence ATGGCCCAAGTGAAGAAATCCCTGGCTCTGATTCTGACTCTGGTTTTATCGGCATGGACCGTCCAGGCATGGGCCTTCACGGCCATGGTCGAGCACGTTCACGACGGCGACACCGTCACCGTGGACGCCACGCGCATCCGCCTCTACGGCATCGATGCTCCGGAGCTCGCCCAGGCCGGAGGCAAGGCCTCGCGCGACTACCTGACCTCCCTGGTGGAGGGGCAGCGCGTGGAGGTGATCCCCAAGGACACCGACTCCTACGGGCGCACGGTGGCCGTGCTGCGGCTGCCCGACGGGCGCGACGTGAACGCCCTGATGGTCGCGGCGGGGCATGCCTGGGTGTACACACAATACTGCCGCAACTGCTACGCGCTGAGCCTGTCGCAGACCGTGGCCAGGTTCAAGGGCCTGGGCCTGTGGTCGCAGAAGCGTCCGGTTCCGCCGTGGGTGTGGCGCAAAAAACACAGGAGAACCCGATGA
- a CDS encoding bifunctional adenosylcobinamide kinase/adenosylcobinamide-phosphate guanylyltransferase produces the protein MIRLVLGGEKSGKSDMAYGLFRDAPGPGLILAMGLARDMAFRRQILDHRLRRDPAIPVVEPGLELAAALEGALREGRNVLVDSLDFWVFACLEVGRDRTGELLQALAGFEAPAGPECVLVSCEVGLGPVASTSLVRRFARAQGALNQALAGMASSVKLAVAGLSVTLK, from the coding sequence ATGATCCGTCTGGTGCTCGGGGGCGAGAAGTCGGGCAAGTCCGACATGGCCTACGGCCTGTTCCGGGACGCCCCAGGACCTGGACTCATACTGGCCATGGGACTGGCCCGCGACATGGCCTTCCGCCGCCAGATCCTGGACCACCGCCTGCGGCGCGACCCGGCCATCCCCGTGGTCGAGCCGGGCCTGGAGCTGGCCGCCGCCCTTGAGGGAGCGCTCCGGGAAGGTCGAAACGTCCTGGTGGACAGCCTGGACTTCTGGGTGTTCGCATGCCTGGAGGTCGGACGCGACCGCACCGGGGAGCTGCTTCAGGCCCTGGCCGGGTTCGAGGCCCCCGCAGGCCCGGAGTGCGTGCTGGTCAGCTGCGAAGTGGGCCTGGGGCCTGTTGCATCGACATCGCTGGTCAGGCGTTTCGCCCGCGCCCAGGGGGCGCTCAATCAGGCGCTGGCCGGGATGGCCTCCAGCGTGAAGCTCGCAGTTGCGGGCCTGTCCGTCACACTCAAGTGA
- a CDS encoding protein kinase domain-containing protein → MKRIGRYEVLGLLGRGGMGAVYKVAMPVTGKIMALKLLAPNPFLVTLLGRAVIERQFIAEAAALASLNHPNVAAVWDFGRMGRRPFFLMEYFCRDLGQVIGETADVEAPTRRLSLPRAASYALQTLEGLARLHHAGIVHRDIEPFNLLLTDEDQIKITDFGLSKVRGESLAESPGLKVGSPYYAAPEQEDDPKSAGPRADLYSVGVTLHRMLTGRLPRWPLEGADAPGRLSRDLDGAWEDFLRRALSPEPKERHRDAASMAAELRVLLDAWRRRLARACSLETPDASPPCPAPGPEGAPKARREPRKISGKNAREELGLDALWRPKCYAVQQLRPGAGVIADEASRLIWQSGGSPYRLSWWEAHEYVAGLNAARFAGSCEWRLPTVEELAGILTPPPEFTGHCLSPVFNPEQRLLWSADRRAFTQAWFADTELGAVAWADMTCLRSVRAVRSS, encoded by the coding sequence GTGAAGCGCATCGGCAGGTACGAGGTGCTGGGACTCCTGGGGCGCGGCGGCATGGGCGCGGTGTACAAGGTGGCCATGCCCGTCACGGGCAAGATCATGGCTCTCAAGCTCCTGGCCCCCAATCCCTTCCTGGTCACGCTGCTGGGCCGGGCGGTGATCGAGCGCCAGTTCATCGCCGAGGCCGCCGCGCTGGCCAGCCTGAACCACCCCAACGTGGCCGCCGTGTGGGATTTCGGGCGCATGGGACGCCGCCCCTTCTTCCTGATGGAATACTTCTGCCGGGACCTGGGGCAGGTGATCGGCGAGACCGCCGACGTTGAAGCCCCCACCCGTCGGCTCTCCCTGCCGCGCGCGGCCAGCTACGCGCTCCAGACGCTGGAGGGCCTGGCCCGGCTGCACCACGCGGGCATCGTGCACCGCGACATCGAGCCCTTCAACCTGCTGCTCACCGACGAGGACCAGATCAAGATCACGGACTTCGGCCTCTCCAAGGTGCGCGGCGAGTCCCTGGCCGAGTCGCCGGGACTCAAGGTCGGCTCGCCCTACTACGCCGCCCCCGAGCAGGAGGACGACCCCAAAAGCGCCGGGCCGCGCGCGGACCTGTACTCCGTGGGCGTCACCCTGCACCGCATGCTCACAGGCAGGCTGCCCCGTTGGCCGCTGGAAGGGGCCGACGCGCCCGGCAGGCTCTCGCGCGACCTGGACGGCGCCTGGGAGGACTTCCTGCGCCGCGCGCTTTCCCCCGAACCAAAGGAGCGCCACCGCGACGCAGCCTCCATGGCTGCCGAGCTGCGGGTGCTGCTGGACGCCTGGCGCAGACGCCTGGCGCGCGCATGCAGCCTGGAGACGCCGGACGCATCGCCCCCCTGCCCCGCTCCGGGACCGGAAGGCGCGCCGAAAGCCCGCCGGGAGCCGCGAAAAATTTCCGGAAAGAACGCCCGCGAGGAGCTGGGGTTGGACGCCCTGTGGCGGCCCAAATGCTACGCGGTCCAGCAGCTTCGCCCGGGAGCGGGAGTCATAGCGGACGAGGCCTCGCGGCTCATCTGGCAGTCCGGGGGCAGCCCCTACCGGCTGAGCTGGTGGGAGGCCCACGAATACGTGGCAGGCCTGAACGCCGCGCGTTTCGCCGGAAGCTGCGAGTGGAGGCTGCCCACAGTGGAGGAACTGGCCGGGATCCTCACCCCGCCGCCGGAGTTCACCGGGCACTGCCTGAGCCCGGTCTTCAACCCGGAGCAGCGCCTGCTCTGGAGCGCCGACCGCCGCGCCTTCACCCAGGCCTGGTTCGCGGACACGGAACTCGGGGCCGTGGCCTGGGCGGACATGACCTGCCTGCGCAGCGTGCGCGCCGTGCGATCTTCCTGA
- a CDS encoding YceD family protein — protein MTERWLDITDVQAQGREFVFDDQELWAEGAGEFDMEFATQTPLSATFTVTPETDGALVRGRLTGMLSVPCDRCTAPTEVKIDQRFDLFEQVPKHGEEVLEPSLVRRRGHRLELDVNGLLWEEFVLALPVKPLCSENCKGLCPECGQDLNAGGCGCSEKQLDPRMAALRGLTIVKKDHS, from the coding sequence ATGACCGAACGCTGGCTTGACATAACTGACGTCCAGGCGCAAGGACGCGAATTCGTCTTCGACGACCAGGAACTCTGGGCCGAGGGCGCAGGTGAATTCGACATGGAATTCGCCACGCAGACACCCCTCTCGGCCACGTTCACCGTGACGCCCGAGACGGACGGGGCGCTGGTGCGCGGCAGGCTTACAGGCATGCTGAGCGTACCGTGCGACCGCTGCACCGCGCCGACCGAGGTGAAGATCGACCAGCGCTTCGACCTGTTCGAACAGGTTCCGAAGCATGGCGAAGAGGTCCTGGAACCGAGCCTGGTTCGTCGGCGCGGACATCGACTGGAGCTTGACGTAAACGGTTTGCTCTGGGAAGAGTTCGTGTTGGCCCTGCCGGTGAAGCCCTTGTGCTCGGAAAACTGCAAGGGCCTGTGCCCGGAGTGCGGGCAGGATCTGAACGCAGGTGGCTGCGGCTGCTCCGAAAAGCAGCTTGATCCGCGCATGGCCGCCCTGCGCGGGCTAACTATTGTCAAGAAAGACCACTCATAG